Proteins encoded in a region of the Zea mays cultivar B73 chromosome 4, Zm-B73-REFERENCE-NAM-5.0, whole genome shotgun sequence genome:
- the LOC100279222 gene encoding spermidine synthase 1 isoform X3: MEAGGAGSGLNGAVQAKGTGADDGSAKRLPPCCVKARAAAPESEARCHATVVSGWFTEPRSRCGKASKVQYYNNPMWPGEANSLKVEKILYQGKSLYQEVLVFESSTYGKVLVLDGIVQLTDKDECAYQEMITHLPLCSIPSPKKVLVIGGGDGGVLREVSRHSSVESIDICEIDQLVIDVCKDFFPHLSVGFQDPRVQLHVGDAVEFLRNAPEGTYDAIIVDSSDPIGPAQELVEKPFFDTIARALRPGGVLCNQAESMWLHTHLIQDMLSICRETFKGSVRYAWTSVPTYPRCIGQHLFSRPLQGES, translated from the exons ATGGAGGCTGGAGGCGCAGGAAGTGGTTTGAATGGGGCGGTGCAGGCAAAGGGGACTGGGGCTGATGATGGCTCTGCCAAGCGGCTGCCGCCTTGCTGCGTCAAGGCCAGAGCCGCCGCGCCGGAGTCCGAGGCCAGGTGCCACGCCACCGTCGTTTCAGGATGGTTCACTGAACCGCGATCGCGCTGTG GCAAAGCCAGCAAAGTTCAGTATTACAATAACCCGATGTGGCCAG GAGAGGCCAATTCTTTGAAAGTGGAGAAGATCTTATACCAGGGGAAATCGCTATACCAAGAAGTCTTAGTCTTCGAG TCGTCGACCTATGGTAAAGTCCTTGTGCTTGATGGTATTGTTCAGTTGACTGACAAGGATGAATGTGCATACCAGGAAATGATTACTCACCTGCCACTTTGCTCAATTCCATCCCCTAAAAAA GTTTTGGTTATTGGTGGTGGTGATGGAGGTGTACTTCGAGAGGTATCCAGGCATAGTTCAGTGGAGTCCATTGACATATGTGAGATTGATCAGCTGGTTATTGAT GTGTGCAAAGATTTCTTCCCACACTTGTCTGTTGGATTTCAAGATCCTCGTGTTCAACTTCATGTCGGCGATG CTGTGGAGTTCTTGAGAAATGCTCCTGAAGGGACATATGATGCTATCATTGTTGATTCGTCAGATCCAATAG GGCCTGCTCAGGAACTTGTAGAGAAGCCTTTTTTTGATACAATTGCTAGAGCTTTGAGGCCTGGAGGCGTTCTTTGTAATCAAGCTGAGAGTATGTGGTTACATACACATTTGATTCAGGATATGCTTTCAATTTGCCGTGAAACTTTCAAGGGTTCTGTACGCTATGCATGGACAAGTGTCCCAACATACCCGAG